The Eggerthella guodeyinii sequence GCCGAATCGCGCTACCATCGGAGATACGGCAACCCGAGGGGAGCGTTCATGAGATTGAGAAGCCGCGTGGCGTCCATCGCGTTCAAGTGCCTGATCGTCCTGGTAGGAGCCGTAGGCTTGCTCGATCAGCTGGGCCTTTTCGAGGGGTCGTTCAATCCCCGGTTCTTCTTCTACTTCACGAACCTCAGCAACGCGGTTGCCGTCGCCTATTTCATCGGCGCGATCGTTCACCTCGTGTGGCATCCCGGCGACGGCGCCGCGTGGGCGCCGCGGCTCAAGTACGCCGCCCTGATGGCCGTGACCGTCACCTGCCTGGTGGCGACGTTTTTGCTGGGAGGCGGGGTGCGACTGCCCGACGGGAGCTTCAGCTTCGCGGTGCTCGCCTTGCACTACCTCGTGCCCATCGGCTGCGTCCTCGACTGGCTGCTGTTCGACGAGAAGGGCCGCATGAGCAAGACGGGGCCGCTGGTGTGGATGGTGTTCCCGTTAGCGTACTTCGCCTATGCGATAGCCCTGGTCAACCTGTTCGGAGCGAACATGGGCTACGACGGCGCGTCACGCTACCCCTACCCGTTCATCGACATCGACGCGAACGGTGCGGGTACGGTTGCCGTCACCGCGGCGGTTCTGCTGGCCGCGTTCATCGCCCTGGGCTACGCGTACGTGGGCATCGACCGCCTGCTCGCGCGCATCGGCAAGCGCGCAGGCAGGCGCGCCGACGAGAAGCGACGCGACCGAAGCTGAAGCCCCACGCGCGCCGCCGCGCCGTGCGAGACGACGCTGCGGCGCGGGGCGCTCGCCGTGCGAG is a genomic window containing:
- a CDS encoding Pr6Pr family membrane protein, giving the protein MRLRSRVASIAFKCLIVLVGAVGLLDQLGLFEGSFNPRFFFYFTNLSNAVAVAYFIGAIVHLVWHPGDGAAWAPRLKYAALMAVTVTCLVATFLLGGGVRLPDGSFSFAVLALHYLVPIGCVLDWLLFDEKGRMSKTGPLVWMVFPLAYFAYAIALVNLFGANMGYDGASRYPYPFIDIDANGAGTVAVTAAVLLAAFIALGYAYVGIDRLLARIGKRAGRRADEKRRDRS